A window of the Lepisosteus oculatus isolate fLepOcu1 chromosome 14, fLepOcu1.hap2, whole genome shotgun sequence genome harbors these coding sequences:
- the phf1 gene encoding PHD finger protein 1 isoform X1: MPSLQGHKVQYKESPWSLSPSLPPSLSSSRSLSPSLCFYPDPSPGLPVFLPASHAAQTATWRLRALPDPRRSPIVTRGYGAAAAGTGRAGPGRGRTEPSRAEPGRAGGRAEPSPAERNRADPSRAEPEHDDTGRRTDRLTDRDGATGGEARVGMSSLGEGDDVLARWSDGLLYLGNVKRVDEVRQCCLVRFEDNSEFWVLRKDIHSFSAALEGVCCVCEAPPHKDPLFNCRKCRHGYHPQCHTPAIEPEADSSTWVCRQCVFAVATKRGGAMKRGRFARLMQAMKVRLPYQLSALDWDPQHLTNQQQCYCYCAGPGEWNLKMLQCRSCGQWFHEACTQCLSKPLLYGDRFYHFDCSVCTTGPEAVSRLPMSWVDLAHLVLYHLSLCCRRKYFDFEREILSFANENWDSLLLGPLSDTPKQDRSHNLLNALTSHKDRFVSGKEIKKKKCLFGLQVRAPPPLTSDPSPLTPDPPAIISHKGLTTQTRRSPLSVLSQRKSADPDSRKSRRRLQDSQPRPQDVMSHPAPLSQCYQGYVGGASVYSFRRPAEPLSACSPPKRMFASCHPSSCRGPPDTGSLHHYSDEDPCQFQQEVLPLSRVPSQLPDQKQKQESCPPLLLLPPPCPRGPGAALGDGCGVRGEAVRILARRVIPDGTVQYLVEWGNVRVC, encoded by the exons ATGCCGTCTCTACAGGGacacaaggtacagtataaggaGAGCCCGTGGAGTCTCTCTCCGtctctccccccctctctctcttcatcccggtccctctctccctctctctgtttcTATCCCGATCCCTCTCCCGGTCTCCCTGTTTTTCTCCCTGCGTCACACGCAGCCCAGACAGCGACATGGCGGCTCCGCGCGCTCCCTGATCCCCGGCGGAGCCCCATCGTCACTCGCGGATACGGAGCGGCGGCGGCCGGgacgggccgggccgggccggggcGGGGCCGAaccgagccgagccgagccgagccgggccgggccgggggAAGAGCCGAGCCGAGCCCAGCCGAACGGAACCGAGCCGAcccgagccgagccgagccggaGCATGACGACACGGGCCGGCGGACCGACCGACTGACCGACCGAGACGGAGCGACAGGCGGAGAGGCGAGGGTGG GAATGTCGAGTCTCGGTGAGGGAGACGACGTGCTGGCGCGCTGGAGCGACGGACTGCTGTACCTGGGCAACGTCAaaaga GTGGATGAGGTCAGACAGTGCTGTCTTGTGCGATTTGAAGACAACTCCGAGTTCTGGGTCCTGAGGAAAGATATCCACTCCT tctcagctgctctggagggtgtgtgctgtgtgtgtgaagcTCCGCCCCACAAAGACCCACTCTTCAACTGCCGCAAGTGTCGCCACG GGTACCACCCGCAGTGCCACACCCCCGCCATCGAGCCCGAGGCCGACAGCAGCACCTGGGTGTGCCGACAGTGTGTGTTTGCAGTGGCGACCAAG AGAGGGGGCGCCATGAAGAGAGGGCGCTTCGCCCGCCTAATGCAGGCCATGAAGGTTCGCCTGCCCTATCAGCTGTCGGCACTGGACTGGGATCCCCAGCACCTGACCAATCAGCAGCAGTGCTACTGCTACTGCGCCGGGCCTGGAGA GTGGAATCTCAAGATGCTTCAGTGTCGCAGCTGTGGCCAGTGGTTCCATGAGGCCTGTACTCAGTGTCTGAGCAAACCCCTGCTGTACGgagacag gttCTACCACTTCGACTGCTCTGTCTGCACCACGGGGCCAGAGGCTGTGAGCAGACTCCCCATGAGCTG GGTGGACCTGGCCCACCTGGTGCTGTATCACTTGTCCCTGTGCTGCCGGAGGAAGTACTTCGACTTCGAGAGGGAGATCCTGTCCTTCGCCAACGAGAACTGGGACTCCCTACTGCTGGGGCCG ctctcagaCACGCCCAAACAGGATCGCTCTCACAACCTCCTGAACGCTCTGACCTCCCATAAAGACAG GTTTGTTTCTGGGAAGGAGATTAAGAAGAAGAAATGTCTGTTTGGGCTCCAGGTCCGAGCCCCGCCTCCCCTGACCTCCGACCCTTCACCTCTCACCCCCGATCCACCTGCCATCATCTCACACAAGGGTCTAACAACACAGACTCGGAGGAG TCCCCTCTCGGTGCTGAGCCAGAGGAAGAGCGCCGATCCCGACAGTCGGAAATCCAGACGGCGCCTCCAGGATTCCCAG CCACGCCCCCAGGATGTGATGTCCCACCCGGCGCCCCTGAGTCAGTGTTACCAGGGTTACGTGGGCGGGGCCAGCGTCTACAGCTTCAGGAGGCCTGCGGAGCCACTGAGCGCCTG TTCTCCTCCGAAGAGGATGTTTGCCTCCTGTCACCCCTCGTCCTGCAGAGGACCCCCTGACACAGGTTCTCTGCACCActacag tgacGAGGACCCCTGCCAGTTCCAGCAGGAAGTCTTGCCCCTCTCACGGGTGCCTTCTCAGCTGCCTGATCAGAAACAGAAGCAGGAGTCCTgccctcccctcctcctcctgccccctcCCTGCCCCCGCGGCCCCGGAGCTGCCCTGGGTGATGGCTGTGGGGTGCGGGGAGAGGCGGTGAGGATCCTGGCCCGCAGGGTGATCCCAGACGGCACCGTGCAGTACCTGGTGGAGTGGGGTAACGTGAGAGTGTGCTGA
- the phf1 gene encoding PHD finger protein 1 isoform X3, with protein MSSLGEGDDVLARWSDGLLYLGNVKRVDEVRQCCLVRFEDNSEFWVLRKDIHSFSAALEGVCCVCEAPPHKDPLFNCRKCRHGYHPQCHTPAIEPEADSSTWVCRQCVFAVATKRGGAMKRGRFARLMQAMKVRLPYQLSALDWDPQHLTNQQQCYCYCAGPGEWNLKMLQCRSCGQWFHEACTQCLSKPLLYGDRFYHFDCSVCTTGPEAVSRLPMSWVDLAHLVLYHLSLCCRRKYFDFEREILSFANENWDSLLLGPLSDTPKQDRSHNLLNALTSHKDRFVSGKEIKKKKCLFGLQVRAPPPLTSDPSPLTPDPPAIISHKGLTTQTRRSPLSVLSQRKSADPDSRKSRRRLQDSQPRPQDVMSHPAPLSQCYQGYVGGASVYSFRRPAEPLSACSPPKRMFASCHPSSCRGPPDTGSLHHYSDEDPCQFQQEVLPLSRVPSQLPDQKQKQESCPPLLLLPPPCPRGPGAALGDGCGVRGEAVRILARRVIPDGTVQYLVEWGNVRVC; from the exons ATGTCGAGTCTCGGTGAGGGAGACGACGTGCTGGCGCGCTGGAGCGACGGACTGCTGTACCTGGGCAACGTCAaaaga GTGGATGAGGTCAGACAGTGCTGTCTTGTGCGATTTGAAGACAACTCCGAGTTCTGGGTCCTGAGGAAAGATATCCACTCCT tctcagctgctctggagggtgtgtgctgtgtgtgtgaagcTCCGCCCCACAAAGACCCACTCTTCAACTGCCGCAAGTGTCGCCACG GGTACCACCCGCAGTGCCACACCCCCGCCATCGAGCCCGAGGCCGACAGCAGCACCTGGGTGTGCCGACAGTGTGTGTTTGCAGTGGCGACCAAG AGAGGGGGCGCCATGAAGAGAGGGCGCTTCGCCCGCCTAATGCAGGCCATGAAGGTTCGCCTGCCCTATCAGCTGTCGGCACTGGACTGGGATCCCCAGCACCTGACCAATCAGCAGCAGTGCTACTGCTACTGCGCCGGGCCTGGAGA GTGGAATCTCAAGATGCTTCAGTGTCGCAGCTGTGGCCAGTGGTTCCATGAGGCCTGTACTCAGTGTCTGAGCAAACCCCTGCTGTACGgagacag gttCTACCACTTCGACTGCTCTGTCTGCACCACGGGGCCAGAGGCTGTGAGCAGACTCCCCATGAGCTG GGTGGACCTGGCCCACCTGGTGCTGTATCACTTGTCCCTGTGCTGCCGGAGGAAGTACTTCGACTTCGAGAGGGAGATCCTGTCCTTCGCCAACGAGAACTGGGACTCCCTACTGCTGGGGCCG ctctcagaCACGCCCAAACAGGATCGCTCTCACAACCTCCTGAACGCTCTGACCTCCCATAAAGACAG GTTTGTTTCTGGGAAGGAGATTAAGAAGAAGAAATGTCTGTTTGGGCTCCAGGTCCGAGCCCCGCCTCCCCTGACCTCCGACCCTTCACCTCTCACCCCCGATCCACCTGCCATCATCTCACACAAGGGTCTAACAACACAGACTCGGAGGAG TCCCCTCTCGGTGCTGAGCCAGAGGAAGAGCGCCGATCCCGACAGTCGGAAATCCAGACGGCGCCTCCAGGATTCCCAG CCACGCCCCCAGGATGTGATGTCCCACCCGGCGCCCCTGAGTCAGTGTTACCAGGGTTACGTGGGCGGGGCCAGCGTCTACAGCTTCAGGAGGCCTGCGGAGCCACTGAGCGCCTG TTCTCCTCCGAAGAGGATGTTTGCCTCCTGTCACCCCTCGTCCTGCAGAGGACCCCCTGACACAGGTTCTCTGCACCActacag tgacGAGGACCCCTGCCAGTTCCAGCAGGAAGTCTTGCCCCTCTCACGGGTGCCTTCTCAGCTGCCTGATCAGAAACAGAAGCAGGAGTCCTgccctcccctcctcctcctgccccctcCCTGCCCCCGCGGCCCCGGAGCTGCCCTGGGTGATGGCTGTGGGGTGCGGGGAGAGGCGGTGAGGATCCTGGCCCGCAGGGTGATCCCAGACGGCACCGTGCAGTACCTGGTGGAGTGGGGTAACGTGAGAGTGTGCTGA
- the phf1 gene encoding PHD finger protein 1 isoform X2, with amino-acid sequence MSDRPRRTDPPARQIAGMSSLGEGDDVLARWSDGLLYLGNVKRVDEVRQCCLVRFEDNSEFWVLRKDIHSFSAALEGVCCVCEAPPHKDPLFNCRKCRHGYHPQCHTPAIEPEADSSTWVCRQCVFAVATKRGGAMKRGRFARLMQAMKVRLPYQLSALDWDPQHLTNQQQCYCYCAGPGEWNLKMLQCRSCGQWFHEACTQCLSKPLLYGDRFYHFDCSVCTTGPEAVSRLPMSWVDLAHLVLYHLSLCCRRKYFDFEREILSFANENWDSLLLGPLSDTPKQDRSHNLLNALTSHKDRFVSGKEIKKKKCLFGLQVRAPPPLTSDPSPLTPDPPAIISHKGLTTQTRRSPLSVLSQRKSADPDSRKSRRRLQDSQPRPQDVMSHPAPLSQCYQGYVGGASVYSFRRPAEPLSACSPPKRMFASCHPSSCRGPPDTGSLHHYSDEDPCQFQQEVLPLSRVPSQLPDQKQKQESCPPLLLLPPPCPRGPGAALGDGCGVRGEAVRILARRVIPDGTVQYLVEWGNVRVC; translated from the exons ATGAGTGACAGACCCAGACGGACAGACCCGCCAGCTCGCCAGATAGCAG GAATGTCGAGTCTCGGTGAGGGAGACGACGTGCTGGCGCGCTGGAGCGACGGACTGCTGTACCTGGGCAACGTCAaaaga GTGGATGAGGTCAGACAGTGCTGTCTTGTGCGATTTGAAGACAACTCCGAGTTCTGGGTCCTGAGGAAAGATATCCACTCCT tctcagctgctctggagggtgtgtgctgtgtgtgtgaagcTCCGCCCCACAAAGACCCACTCTTCAACTGCCGCAAGTGTCGCCACG GGTACCACCCGCAGTGCCACACCCCCGCCATCGAGCCCGAGGCCGACAGCAGCACCTGGGTGTGCCGACAGTGTGTGTTTGCAGTGGCGACCAAG AGAGGGGGCGCCATGAAGAGAGGGCGCTTCGCCCGCCTAATGCAGGCCATGAAGGTTCGCCTGCCCTATCAGCTGTCGGCACTGGACTGGGATCCCCAGCACCTGACCAATCAGCAGCAGTGCTACTGCTACTGCGCCGGGCCTGGAGA GTGGAATCTCAAGATGCTTCAGTGTCGCAGCTGTGGCCAGTGGTTCCATGAGGCCTGTACTCAGTGTCTGAGCAAACCCCTGCTGTACGgagacag gttCTACCACTTCGACTGCTCTGTCTGCACCACGGGGCCAGAGGCTGTGAGCAGACTCCCCATGAGCTG GGTGGACCTGGCCCACCTGGTGCTGTATCACTTGTCCCTGTGCTGCCGGAGGAAGTACTTCGACTTCGAGAGGGAGATCCTGTCCTTCGCCAACGAGAACTGGGACTCCCTACTGCTGGGGCCG ctctcagaCACGCCCAAACAGGATCGCTCTCACAACCTCCTGAACGCTCTGACCTCCCATAAAGACAG GTTTGTTTCTGGGAAGGAGATTAAGAAGAAGAAATGTCTGTTTGGGCTCCAGGTCCGAGCCCCGCCTCCCCTGACCTCCGACCCTTCACCTCTCACCCCCGATCCACCTGCCATCATCTCACACAAGGGTCTAACAACACAGACTCGGAGGAG TCCCCTCTCGGTGCTGAGCCAGAGGAAGAGCGCCGATCCCGACAGTCGGAAATCCAGACGGCGCCTCCAGGATTCCCAG CCACGCCCCCAGGATGTGATGTCCCACCCGGCGCCCCTGAGTCAGTGTTACCAGGGTTACGTGGGCGGGGCCAGCGTCTACAGCTTCAGGAGGCCTGCGGAGCCACTGAGCGCCTG TTCTCCTCCGAAGAGGATGTTTGCCTCCTGTCACCCCTCGTCCTGCAGAGGACCCCCTGACACAGGTTCTCTGCACCActacag tgacGAGGACCCCTGCCAGTTCCAGCAGGAAGTCTTGCCCCTCTCACGGGTGCCTTCTCAGCTGCCTGATCAGAAACAGAAGCAGGAGTCCTgccctcccctcctcctcctgccccctcCCTGCCCCCGCGGCCCCGGAGCTGCCCTGGGTGATGGCTGTGGGGTGCGGGGAGAGGCGGTGAGGATCCTGGCCCGCAGGGTGATCCCAGACGGCACCGTGCAGTACCTGGTGGAGTGGGGTAACGTGAGAGTGTGCTGA